In Uranotaenia lowii strain MFRU-FL chromosome 2, ASM2978415v1, whole genome shotgun sequence, one genomic interval encodes:
- the LOC129745327 gene encoding RNA-binding protein 7-like: MSEEDERILWCGNISEQVTEEILLELFVQAGPVEMIAIPRDSQNNNRQRSYAFITFVHRSSVEYAINIYEGTKLFHRSLTLRKKCKSGTKVHNQSTMSNINSRAPRQHQNPFNPDQNQESRSERYGQTMFNQFVSSLHGMVTSQQGQLQNKVNRLQQQRFKPYSRNNDRDNMSSIDRKQPNQGGDEGNKQRRYNYRARR, from the exons ATGAGTGAGGAAGATGAACGGATACTCTGGTGCGGGAATATTTCCGAACAAGTTACGGAAGAAATTCTACTGGAACTATTCGTACAG GCCGGTCCAGTAGAAATGATTGCAATTCCCCGGGATAGTCAAAACAACAACCGCCAACGGTCTTACGCGTTCATTACATTCGTCCACAGAAGTTCGGTTGAATATGCCATTAATATCTACGAAGGGACGAAACTTTTTCACCGTTCTCTAACATTGCGCAAGAAATGCAAAAGTGGAACAAAGGTGCACAACCAGAGCACAATGTCAAATATCAACAGTAGAGCTCCACGACAACACCAAAATCCGTTTAATCCCGACCAGAATCAGGAGAGTCGATCCGAAAGATATGGGCAGACTATGTTTAATCAATTCGTTTCAAGTTTACATGGAATGGTAACATCGCAACAGGGTCAACTGCAGAACAAAGTCAATCGATTACAGCAACAGCGGTTTAAGCCCTATTCCAGGAACAACGACAGGGACAATATGTCCTCGATAGATCGAAAGCAACCGAATCAAGGAGGTGATGAGGGAAACAAACAACGAAGATACAACTACCGTGCCCGAAGATAG
- the LOC129741816 gene encoding uncharacterized protein LOC129741816, producing MDVFALVTRLETFRAFLAVAGKRGMLIKHFDGKTAYLHGTVEEEIFMRQSPGYANPGKEKLVCKLRKSINGLKQSARCWNQALHKVLVAIGFNQCQSDMCLYIRRNDWGVIMLLIYVDDMLIGCTKEELINEVFDSMRKEFEVTNLGTVKHFLGHEFHRENGYYSLQLTGCIKTMIKQFGLEDCKPSNSIMDPGYVASDHPSPFFVDTYRYRSLIGALLYVAVNARPDVAASVSLLGRKVSAPTEMDWTAAKRVVRYLKGTMELRLRFESGKEWGLIGNSDSDWAGDHASRRSTTGFLFFYGSGPIAWASRRQSCVSLSSMEAEYMALSETCQELLWLRRLMADFGEDVSKATTIFEENQSCLSFVRA from the coding sequence ATGGACGTATTTGCACTAGTTACGAGACTGGAAACATTTCGAGCATTTCTAGCCGTAGCGGGTAAACGTGGTATGCTGATCAAACACTTCGATGGGAAGACCGCCTATCTACACGGCACAGTCGAAGAGGAGATATTCATGCGGCAGTCTCCCGGATACGCCAACCCCGGGAAAGAGAAGCTGGTCTGCAAACTCCGCAAGTCCATCAATGGTTTAAAACAGTCAGCGCGCTGCTGGAACCAAGCGCTCCACAAGGTTCTAGTTGCTATTGGATTCAACCAGTGCCAATCGGATATGTGCCTATACATTCGAAGAAACGATTGGGGTGTCATCATGTTGTTGATATACGTTGATGATATGTTGATTGGCTGCACAAAGGAAGAATTGATCAACGAAGTGTTCGATTCGATGCGAAAAGAATTTGAAGTGACAAATCTCGGTACGGTGAAGCATTTTCTGGGGCACGAATTTCATCGAGAGAACGGTTACTACAGTCTGCAATTGACGGGCTGTATCAAGACCATGATCAAGCAGTTCGGTCTAGAAGACTGCAAGCCATCGAATTCCATAATGGATCCTGGATACGTAGCCTCAGATCACCCAAGCCCGTTCTTTGTGGATACGTATCGCTACAGAAGTCTTATCGGTGCCCTATTGTACGTTGCAGTAAACGCTAGGCCAGATGTTGCGGCCAGTGTTTCTCTTTTGGGCCGGAAGGTTAGTGCACCGACTGAAATGGACTGGACAGCCGCAAAGCGCGTAGTTCGTTATTTGAAAGGCACGATGGAACTACGGTTGAGATTCGAGTCTGGTAAAGAATGGGGGCTCATCGGCAATTCGGACTCAGATTGGGCGGGAGACCATGCAAGTCGAAGATCCACTACTGGTTTCCTGTTCTTTTATGGAAGTGGTCCTATCGCCTGGGCAAGCCGCCGCCAATCCTGTGTGAGCTTGTCATCTATGGAAGCCGAGTATATGGCGCTAAGCGAAACGTGCCAGGAACTCCTGTGGCTTCGACGTTTGATGGCAGACTTCGGCGAAGATGTCTCGAAAGCAACAACGATCTTCGAGGAGAACCAAAGTTGCCTATCTTTTGTACGAGCGTAA
- the LOC129741817 gene encoding uncharacterized protein LOC129741817 — MIFNLTISFIRFILVEKCAIFASLFRFETFCKWDSLARVDHHPSILCGDFDNANCGALRLNGPLLTDLLDLFDVDYPDKLRWPSLQKSPGNLPSAAPEAVERCRHGGGSHSAIDDDGWNGIRLERFPVDSRFKDVKAAARTGKRPTIGIMRHWQRAGASLTTHHLRRHRSRTGNQIEVPGSHATDL, encoded by the exons atgattttcaatttaacaataagcTTCATC aGATTTATTTTGGTGGAAAAGTGCGCCATTTTCGCGTCTTTGTTTCGATTCGAAACATTCTGTAAATGGGATTCCCTGGCCCGGGTGGACCATCATCCGTCGATTCTGTGCGGAGATTTCGATAACGCTAACTGTGGTGCGCTGAGGTTGAACGGCCCTCTTCTGACGGATCTATTGGATCTATTTGATGTCGACTATCCGGATAAGCTGCGGTGGCCATCCTTGCAGAAGTCCCCTGGAAATCTTCCATCCGCCGCACCAGAGGCCGTTGAAAGATGCCGCCATGGTGGTGGTTCCCATTCAGCCATCGACGACGATGGCTGGAATGGTATCCGTCTAGAGAGATTCCCCGTCGATTCAAGATTCAAAGATGTTAAG GCTGCCGCACGCACAGGCAAGCGACCAACAATCGGCATTATGCGTCACTGGCAAAGAGCTGGTGCTTCGCTGACTACCCATCACCTACGCCGTCACCGAAGTCGAACAGGAAATCAGATTGAAGTGCCTGGAAGTCACGCTACAGATCTTTAA